A section of the Chelmon rostratus isolate fCheRos1 chromosome 16, fCheRos1.pri, whole genome shotgun sequence genome encodes:
- the LOC121620025 gene encoding zinc finger protein 516-like yields METEEREDVSEKPIANIKAETEEGVTSGHTCGVCGRSFPLLSSLSQHMRRHTREKPYKCPYCEHRTAQKGSLKAHIRSHKLGLFSHNLSDKDGDGDQEQKDNAETVPPEIISAPDSAHTVNGKVKKKGSKKKVKVKDGAEVGDEADVGSCTCSICGQVFPQVLLLKSHMKRHRSSQDHGCRICGRRFRQAWFLQSHMRIHRVKAQLRGGKSNEPPATINGVPQDPASLTNEECLYELCAGCGNFFSDRKTLRIHEKLHKLNHSRTQTQNPPQEDIEASELHSAKRHFLECLNLTCVGPREASEETNLGRRIPELDPVCSYQAWQLATRGRLVEVTEKCLGWEERLADAEVAYDTEKGEYVPLKQEKKRKQIETYSSNIKKIKGDTGLDQTSNSLAQTKGGDKRICQKDRILLNGLGHAFYEALQTKQVKDVHFTPKQTNSIRSQDQKDKKPYFCEHCDFHTVDASLLRSHLHKQHQDLLGPYSKHNTILDNVSQSGSKASRYMDYLRNRSVLLSQPYWNPYTCPPGQGSAESNFKTEKSNGTEAKGQGHTTTNDAGSLLNLSSLPISEGDGTVNNTIKTEGLVRHQCPYCSHTTNYPEVLWIHQRVAHRVDGSSSMAPKWAPSTNSPKSLKAGATQWRRTGPPPFLEGKDCPALPAPRTQRTQPPGSATHSSSSSKHSAPKTQSGVPKSRHQSKDSRSSDGTQSTGRTGLLPQKKSGEHKHAEEGGSKSSSAIATSSSSTVHGKSAPSFQPTSSPKHRGHRAAMEANFPQEGLGFMLARNHGGTSSSAAADRPHARRQSCDTSSGPKGPDLWAAMNMWGHKAYLEPLRFAQGKSESTGEMPMDIDILSLLKNYSPHDLAALYQHWGFVDPRIDPQALLQLNGNFGKEVHSTSEASKQVNSRSTSSSGSLRKGT; encoded by the exons atggagacagaagagagggaggatgtATCAGAAAAACCCATCGCTAATataaaggcagagacagaggaaggcgTGACCTCTGGCCACACCTGTGGGGTGTGTGGCCGCAGCTTTCCccttctcagctctctgtcccAGCACATGAGAAGACACACACGGGAGAAGCCGTACAAGTGTCCGTACTGTGAGCACAGGACGGCTCAGAAGGGCAGTCTGAAGGCCCACATTCGAAGCCATAAATTGGGCCTATTCAGCCATAATCTCAGTGACAAGGACGGGGATGGAGATCAAGAGCAGAAAGATAATGCTGAGACTGTCCCTCCTGAAATCATCAGCGCACCTGACAGCGCTCACACTGTCAACGGgaaggtgaagaagaaaggATCCAAGAAAAAAGTTAAGGTTAAAGATGGAGCTGAGGTGGGTGATGAGGCTGATGTTGGGTCCTGTACCTGCAGCATTTGTGGCCAGGTTTTCCCTCAGGTACTGCTCCTTAAATCCCACATGAAAAGGCATCGCAGCTCCCAGGATCACGGTTGCCGCATTTGTGGACGCCGTTTCCGCCAGGCGTGGTTCCTCCAAAGTCACATGCGCATTCACCGGGTCAAAGCCCAGCTAAGAGGTGGCAAAAGCAATGAGCCGCCCGCCACCATCAATGGAGTCCCTCAGGACCCAGCATCACTGACAAATGAAGAGTGCCTCTATGAGCTCTGTGCTGGCTGTGGTAACTTCTTCTCAGACCGCAAGACACTGCGAATACATGAAAAGCTACATAAACTGAACCACAGCCGCACTCAGACACAAAATCCACCACAGGAAGATATCGAAGCCTCTGAGCTGCACAGTGCTAAGAGGCATTTTTTGGAATGCTTGAACCTCACATGTGTCGGACCAAGGGAAGCCTCCGAGGAAACGAACCTGGGCAGGCGCATTCCAGAGCTGGACCCAGTTTGCAGTTACCAAGCGTGGCAGCTGGCCACAAGGGGACGACTAGTGGAGGTCACAGAGAAATGTCTTGGTTGGGAGGAGAGGCTAGCAGATGCTGAGGTGGCATATGACACAGAAAAGGGCGAGTATGTACCCctgaagcaggagaagaagaggaagcaaaTCGAGACCTACAGTTCCAACATAAAGAAGATCAAGGGTGATACAGGACTTGATCAGACATCAAACAGCTTGGCTCAGACTAAAGGTGGTGACAAGAGGATTTGCCAGAAGGACCGTATTCTGCTGAATGGACTTGGTCATGCATTTTATGAGGCGCTGCAGACCAAGCAAGTCAAAGATGTTCACTTCACACCCAAACAGACCAACAGCATCAGGAGCCAAGACCAGAAGG ATAAAAAACCATACTTCTGTGAGCACTGTGATTTTCACACTGTCGACGCATCACTACTCAGGTCTCACCTGCACAAGCAGCACCAGGACCTCCTGGGTCCctacagtaaacacaacaccatTTTGGACAACGTTAGCCAAAGTGGTTCCAAAGCCTCAAGATACATGGACTACCTCAGAAACAGGAGCGTGTTGCTCAGTCAGCCATACTGGAATCCTTACACATGTCCACCTGGGCAGGGCTCAGCAGAgtcaaactttaaaacagaaaagtcCAATGGCACTGAGGCCAAAGGGCAGGGACATACTACTACTAATGATGCCGGAAGTCTCCTTAATCTGTCTTCATTGCCCATAAGTGAAGGAGACGGCACTgtaaataacacaataaaaacagagggCCTGGTGAGACATCAGTGCCCATACTGCTCCCACACTACCAACTATCCAGAAGTGCTGTGGATCCATCAGAGGGTTGCACACAGGGTGGATGGCAGCAGCTCCATGGCACCCAAGTGGGCACCCAGCACTAACAGCCCCAAGAGTTTAAAGGCAGGTGCTACCCAATGGAGACGCACAGGGCCTCCACCATTCCTCGAAGGCAAGGACTGTCCTGCTTTACCTGCTCCAAGAACTCAGCGCACACAGCCTCCAGGTTCTGCaacccacagcagcagcagcagcaagcactCAGCCCCCAAGACCCAATCAGGTGTCCCCAAGTCCAGGCACCAGTCAAAGGACTCACGCTCTTCAGATGGGACACAGTCTACTGGGAGGACGGGACTTCTACCTCAAAAAAAGTCTGGTGAACATAAGCATGCAGAGGAAGGTGGAAGTAAAAGCTCCAGCGCCATAGCTACTTCATCCAGCAGTACTGTGCATGGCAAGAGTGCCCCTAGTTTCCAGCCTACAAGCAGCCCCAAACACAGAGGCCACAGAGCTGCAATGGAAGCAAACTTCCCACAGGAGGGTTTGGGTTTTATGTTAGCTAGAAATCATGGTGGGACTTCATCCAGCGCAGCTGCAGATAGACCCCATGCCCGCAGGCAGTCATGTGACACTTCCTCAGGTCCTAAGGGTCCTGATCTGTGGGCGGCCATGAACATGTGGGGTCACAAAGCTTATTTAGAACCACTGCGTTTTGCTCAGGGAAAGAGTGAATCAACAGGAGAAATGCCAATGGACATTGATATTTTGAGTCTCCTGAAAAACTACAGTCCCCACGACCTGGCTGCTCTTTACCAGCACTGGGGGTTCGTTGATCCCAGGATTGATCCACAAG cactgtTGCAGTTAAACGGGAATTTTGGAAAAGAAGTCCATTCCACCTCTGAAGCTTCTAAACAA GTGAACAGCCGCTCCACTTCATCCTCAGGGTCTCTTCGTAAAGGAACGTGA